TGTTCTCCGGTCCGGCCACCACGGCGCTGACCAACAAGGAGTGTTCGCCGGTCGGCTTTCACTGGATGTTCGACACCTACTCGCAGTCTGCGGGCGGCGCCAAGGCGACCGTGCGCGAGGGCGGCAAGTCGTGGTTCTTCATCACCGTCGACTACGCATTCGGCCACTCGCTGGAAGCCGACACGGTCAAGGCGGTCAAGGCGTTGGGCGGCACGGTGGCCGGCAGCGTGCGCCATCCGCTGAACGCGCCCGACTTCGCGTCCTACCTGCTGCAGGCGCAAAGCTCCAAGGCGCAGGTGGTGGCGCTGGCCAACGGCGGCCAGGACACCGTCAACGCCGTCAAGCAGGCGCGCGAGTTCGGCATCGTGGCCGGCGGGCAGCGTCTGGTTTCCCTGCTGATCTTCCTGTCCGACCTGCGTGCGCTGGGCCTGGAGAACGCCCAGGGGCTGTCCTACGTGGACGGCTTCTATTGGGATTACGACGACGCGACGCGCGAGTGGTCCGGGCGTTTCGAAAAGGCCTTCCGCGGCCTGAAGCCCACCATGACGCAGGCCGGCGTGTATTCCAGCGTGCTGCATTACCTGCGCGCGGTGGCTGCCGCGAACAGCACCGATGGCAAGGTCGTGGCCGACAAGATGCGCGACCTCCCCATCAAGGATCCCATCATGCGCAACGCGTCGATCCGTCCGGACGGCCGCGTGATCCACGATATGTACCTGTACGAAGTCAAGAAGCCCGCGGACTCCAAGGGTGGCTGGGACTATTCGAAGCTGGTGGCCACCATTCCGGCGGCCGAAGCCTTCCAGCCCCTGGCCGATTCGACCTGCCCGCTGGTGAAGAAATAACCCGAGGCCCGCGGGCGCTTGTCCCGCGGGCCCGGCTCGATCCAAGAACGCGGACGACCATCCGCATCGACTACGCAGTGTGAGGAGCATCAAAATGAGTGAAGTCCCGCGCGTTCCGCTACTGATCGGCGGCAAGCTTGTGCAGTCCAAAACCACCGAATGGCGAGACGTGATCAACCCCGCCACCCAGGAGGTCGTTGCCAAGGTGCCCTTCGCCACGCGCGAAGAACTGGACCTGGCCGTCTCCAACGCCAAGGAGGCATTCAAGACCTGGCGCAACGCCGGGCAGGGCGCACGCATGCGCGTCATGCTCAAGTTCCAGGAGCTGCTGCGCGCCAATACCGGCAAGCTGGCCGAGATGATCACCCGCGAACACGGCAAGACGCTGCCGGACGCCGAAGGTGAAGTCGGCCGCGGTCTGGAAGTGGTCGAGCACGCCTGCTCGATCGCCAACCTGCAGTTGGGCGAATACGCGGAAAACGCCGCGTCCGGCATCGACGTCTACACGCTGATCCAGCCGCTGGGCGTGTGCGCGGGCATCACCGCGTTCAACTTCCCGGTGATGCTGCCGTGCTTCATGTTCCCGATCGCCGTGGCTTGCGGCAACACGTTCGTGCTCAAGCCGTCCGAACAGGATCCCACCTCGTCCCTGTTCCTGGCGGAGCTGGCGCTGGAAGCCGGCCTGCCGCCGGGCGTGCTGAACGTGGTGCACGGCGGTCCCGAGACGGCCAACGGCCTGTGCGAGCACCCGGACATCAAGGCGGTGTCGTTCATCGGCTCGACCCGCGTGGGCACCGAGATCTACAACCGCGCGTCGGCCGCCGGCAAGCGCTGCCAGTCGATGATGGGCGCCAAGAACCACTGCGTGGTCCTGCCGGACGCCGATCCGGAAGTCGCGCTGAACCAGCTGCTGGGCGCCGCCT
The DNA window shown above is from Achromobacter spanius and carries:
- a CDS encoding ABC transporter substrate-binding protein; the encoded protein is MKLHARGLAAGLCLGAGLLGQAHAADKPPVKIGILTDMSGTYAGMGGAGSVAAAQLAIDDCLAAECKGMKIDLVSADNQNKADVGAARAREWFDRDGVTAIADLTNSAVALAVQGIAREKNKVVMFSGPATTALTNKECSPVGFHWMFDTYSQSAGGAKATVREGGKSWFFITVDYAFGHSLEADTVKAVKALGGTVAGSVRHPLNAPDFASYLLQAQSSKAQVVALANGGQDTVNAVKQAREFGIVAGGQRLVSLLIFLSDLRALGLENAQGLSYVDGFYWDYDDATREWSGRFEKAFRGLKPTMTQAGVYSSVLHYLRAVAAANSTDGKVVADKMRDLPIKDPIMRNASIRPDGRVIHDMYLYEVKKPADSKGGWDYSKLVATIPAAEAFQPLADSTCPLVKK
- a CDS encoding CoA-acylating methylmalonate-semialdehyde dehydrogenase, which produces MSEVPRVPLLIGGKLVQSKTTEWRDVINPATQEVVAKVPFATREELDLAVSNAKEAFKTWRNAGQGARMRVMLKFQELLRANTGKLAEMITREHGKTLPDAEGEVGRGLEVVEHACSIANLQLGEYAENAASGIDVYTLIQPLGVCAGITAFNFPVMLPCFMFPIAVACGNTFVLKPSEQDPTSSLFLAELALEAGLPPGVLNVVHGGPETANGLCEHPDIKAVSFIGSTRVGTEIYNRASAAGKRCQSMMGAKNHCVVLPDADPEVALNQLLGAAFGAAGQRCMASSVAVLVGEARNWLPDFVERAKKLKVNAGTDRQADLGPLVSPNAKKRVESLIQKGVDEGAKLLLDGRNFKVAGFEEGNFVGPTVFDGVAENMTIYTEEIFGPVLCCVGVETLEDAVEFINRNPNGNGVALFTQDGGAARYFQNNIDVGQVGINVPIPVPVAWFSFTGSRGSKLGDLGPNGKQAVQFWTQTKTVTARWSAHAKTVNTTISMR